The window GTCTTCCATCACTGGCTCGGCCCGGCGGTCGTCGCCCCGCACGCCGCGGAGGGGGCGCACCATTCGACCCTGCTCGAGCTGTCGCTCATGGGCGCGGCCCTCGCGATCGCGGGTGCGGGGATCGGGTTCGCCTGGCACGTCTACCGCCGGAGCGAAGGGCTCGCCGACGCTCTCGCGAAGGGCTTCGGCCCGGCGTACACCCTCGTCCGCAACCTGTTCTGGGTGGACGAGCTCTACGAGGCCTGGATCCTCAAGCCCTTCTACCGCGTGAGCCGCTGGTTCACGGGATTCGACAAGTGGGTCGTGGACGGACTCGTGAACGCCTCGGGGATCGTCACGGAGATCACGGGGCAGATCGTCAAGCTCTTCCAGACCGGGTACGTCCGCAACTACGCGCTGGCGATCCTCATCGGCGCGATCGCGGTCGTCTACTTCTTCGTGACGCTGTGAGCCGGACGGAGACGCGATGGAACTGACCTTCAATTGGGTCCTGGTCGCTCCGGTCGCCGTCCCGGCGATCTTCGCGCTCCTCGTCCTGCTGATGTCCCCGTTTTTCCGCGGAGCCAGCAGCCTGCTCGGCTGGACCACCGTCGCGGGACTCGCCGTGACGCTCTTCGCGACCGTGCACCTGTGGGACGACGCCGCGACCTCGGACCTCTCGACGGCCGCTGGACTCCTGCACCTCGACCCCTTCGGCCTGGCCTTCAGCACGATCGTGATCGTGGTGGCGATGCTCAGCGCCCTCGTCTCCGTGCGGTTCCTCGAGCGGGAGGACGCCGACCACGGCGAGTTCTACGCGCTGTTCCTGATCACCGTGACCGGGATGTTGATGATGCTCAACACCCGGCACCTGATGATGATCCTCGTCGGCCTCGAGGTCTTCTCGGTCTCGCTGTACGCCCTGTGCGGGCTGACCCGCTCGCGCGTCCGCTCGATCGAGGCGGCGCTGAAGTACTTCCTGCTCGGCGCGTTCTCGTCCGGCTTCCTCGTCTACGGACTCGCGCTGATCTACGGCGCGGCCGGCTCGCTGGACCTCGCGCGGGTCGGCGAGACGGTGGCCGCCGGACCCACGCCGCTCCTCTGGATGGGGCTCGCGCTCACCTTCGTCGCCTTCGCCTTCAAGATCGCCGTCGTCCCGTTCCATCACTGGGTCCCGGACGTCTACCAGGGCGCCCCCACCAACGTCACCGGCTTCATGGCCGCGGCGACCAAGACCGTCGCCTTCGCCGCGCTCCTGCGCCTGCTCCTCGGGTCCTTCGGCGGGGAGACCGCGAGGTGGGCACCGATGATCGGGGCCTTCGCGATGTTGACGATGACCGTGGCGAACCTCGTCGCCCTCGCCCAGACCAACGTGAAGCGCCTGCTGGCCTTCTCGTCGATCTCCCATGCGGGGTACCTGCTGATCGCCGTCGTCTGCGACCGCATCGCCGGTGTGCAGGCGATCACGTTCTACCTGATCACTTACGGGTTCATGACCGTCGGCGCCTTCGCGGTCGCGGCGGCGGTGGGGCGCGGCGACGCCGACAAGGAGACGGGGTACGACCTGGCCTCCTGGCGGGGGCTCGCCTCGCGCCGGCCGTACCTCGCCGCGGCGATGACGGTGTTCCTCGTCTCGATGGCGGGGATCCCCCCCACGGGCGGGTTCCTCGGGAAGTACCTCATCTTCCAGGCCGCCATCGAATCGAAGCTCTACACCCTCGCGATCGTCGGCGCGCTGAACGCGGTGATCGCGGCCTACTACTACCTCCGCATCGTGATCGCGATGTACATGCAGCAGCCCGACGAGGAGCCCGCTCCGTCGGCCTGGCTCGGACCCGAGACGACGATCGCCCTGGCGGTGGCCGTTTTCGCGGTGATGGCGCTCGGTCTCGTGCCGGCCCCGATCCTCACGGCGACGAAGGCGCTCGCGAGTTATCTTTCCTGACGTGACGTCCCCCCGACCCGACCTCGTCCGACTCGGACTGTTCGTCGCCGACTCCTTCGAGTTGTTCCGCACCCTCGCGTCCGAGCTCCGAGCCGCCGGCTTCGTCGCCGACGCGGACGCGGTCGCCGAGGCGCTGCGCGCCCGCGAGGCGGTGCATTCGACGGCGATCGGCGACGGCCTCGCCATGCCGCACGCCCGCACGGCGGCCGCGACGGAGCCGAGATTCGTGGCGGCGCGTCTGGGCAGGGCGCTCGACCTCGGGGCCGCCGACGGCGTTCCGGTGGACCTCGTCTTCCTGCTCGTCAGCCCCCCGTCCGACCCGGGGGCGCACGTGAAGCAGCTCGCGCTCCTCGCGCGCCGGCTTCAGGCTCCCGAGGTCGTCGAGGCGTTGCGGCGGGCCCCCGACGAAGCGAGCTTCCGAAGGGCGCTCGAGGGCGCGAAGGCGGTGGCGTAGGCCTTCATCCCTCGACGATCCCCGGCGTCAGCTCCGTGAATCCGGTGACCCGCTCGACCAGCCGCTCCGCGCCGGCACCCCACGCCAGCAGCGGGGCGGGGTTGCGCGTGTGCCGGTCGTGATGCGCCTCCTCGAGATTGCCGTGATCGCTCACGACGGCGACGCGATGACGGGCGAGATCGACGCCTTCGATGCAGGCGTCCACGAGCGTTTCGACGCGGCGGGCCTGGTCGAACCGCTGATCGCGCGTGCCGCGGTGCGCCGCGAGGTCGGTGAGGAAGTACTCGTAGAGGACGAAGTCGTGTTCGTCGAGGAGCGACGCGAGCACCCACGCCGCCGCACGCGCGTCGCGACGCTTCGAAGGGATCCCTCGCGCCTCCAGCCACTCGCCGGTGTAGTCGTGGGGGAGTGCCGCGTCGCGCGCCTCGTCGTCCTCGAGGGTTCGAAGCCGCTCCCCGGAGGCCATCACGACGCGCGTCGTTGCGCCGAACCGCCTCCGTTTCGCCTCGAAGTAGGCGCGGGGGTACGCGTTGGCGAACGCCGGCCGCGCCCCCGTGCGCACGAGCTTCAGGAACAACGACTCCCGCTCGATCAACGGCCAGAGGCTCGGGCCGGGAAGCCCCGTCTGGTGCCGGCCGATCTCGGCCGCCGCATTGACCCCCGTGAACAACGTGGTCTGGCCGGTCGCGGACTGCGGCAAACCGGGAACGCCGAGGGTCGCGTCGAGCGGGCGGAATGCGGCACCGTCGACCGGCTCCCGTCCCGCCAGCGGCGCGAGACGCCGGATCCCGTCGGCGGCGAACGGATTCGTCTCCGGGTCGTCCCTGCCGACGCCGATGCCGTCGAGGAAGAGGAGGAGCGTGGCCATCGCGCTACGCGGCGAGCAGGAGGAGACCGCGGAGACTCCACGCGGCCTCGCTCGCCGATTCCCTCCAGGCCGCCGCGGTCAGGGGCAGGCGACTCCCGATGCCGCGATCTCCCCGTCGCGACTCCCGACCTGCTTCGCCGCACCGGAGTCGTAGCTCCCGGACGAACCTCCGAACGACGCCCGCACCAGGTACCAGAATCCCCCCGGCGCGGGCGCATTCCCGTCCGTGAACGAGGTCGAGGTCGTGTCGTTGGCGAGGCAGGTGCCGGTCGCCAAGACGAAGTCCCCGCCCGTCGAGCGCAGGGTCGCAAGATCGCCGCGCACGAGGTCGTAGCCCACCGCCGCCGGCGCGACGAACCAGGTGAGCCGATCCTTCGCGCCCGTCCCTCCGGCGAACAACGTCACCCGCGCCCCTGCGGGTCCGTCCGAGCAGCCGCAATACGCCTCCCCGTTGTCCCCGGGCCAGACGAGAAGGCGTGACCCCGCGGCGACGACGTCCCGATTCTGGGCGAGCCACGGTGCCTGCGGGCTCTTGGCGATGGGGGTCCATCGGTCGAGGCCGGGGTCGTAGGAGGCGTTCCCATCGCCGATGGAGCCGATCGAATAGGCACGATCACAAGCCCACTCGATCCCGCGTGGAGGGGAAGTCGTCGCGGGCTCGCCGACCTCGGTCATGGGGGTCCACGCGTCCGCGAGTGCGTCGTACGCGAACCCGCGCCAACGATTGGAG is drawn from Candidatus Polarisedimenticolaceae bacterium and contains these coding sequences:
- a CDS encoding PTS sugar transporter subunit IIA, translated to MTSPRPDLVRLGLFVADSFELFRTLASELRAAGFVADADAVAEALRAREAVHSTAIGDGLAMPHARTAAATEPRFVAARLGRALDLGAADGVPVDLVFLLVSPPSDPGAHVKQLALLARRLQAPEVVEALRRAPDEASFRRALEGAKAVA
- a CDS encoding NADH-quinone oxidoreductase subunit N, with product MELTFNWVLVAPVAVPAIFALLVLLMSPFFRGASSLLGWTTVAGLAVTLFATVHLWDDAATSDLSTAAGLLHLDPFGLAFSTIVIVVAMLSALVSVRFLEREDADHGEFYALFLITVTGMLMMLNTRHLMMILVGLEVFSVSLYALCGLTRSRVRSIEAALKYFLLGAFSSGFLVYGLALIYGAAGSLDLARVGETVAAGPTPLLWMGLALTFVAFAFKIAVVPFHHWVPDVYQGAPTNVTGFMAAATKTVAFAALLRLLLGSFGGETARWAPMIGAFAMLTMTVANLVALAQTNVKRLLAFSSISHAGYLLIAVVCDRIAGVQAITFYLITYGFMTVGAFAVAAAVGRGDADKETGYDLASWRGLASRRPYLAAAMTVFLVSMAGIPPTGGFLGKYLIFQAAIESKLYTLAIVGALNAVIAAYYYLRIVIAMYMQQPDEEPAPSAWLGPETTIALAVAVFAVMALGLVPAPILTATKALASYLS